A genomic window from Periweissella cryptocerci includes:
- a CDS encoding Cof-type HAD-IIB family hydrolase, whose protein sequence is MADIKLIGFDLDGTLLTGKKEISEYTADVIKQLHRAGMQIAITTGRPIAAIGKFLQQLELSQPEDYTLTFNGALVINNVTKEPIFKLATTKADLTPLYTWLAANDYPMDVLDFDQNWQIAGVGKSDYVRLMQAPLLFEYVTFAELPDQPYAKAVVSTTKERLDDLLVKMPAELQAQYHIVRSQPHILEFLQPTLDKKVGVKALAEHYGLTAENVMVFGDAENDLGMFEYAGTAVAMANATDEAKATANAVTAATNDEDGIGKFLADYFALV, encoded by the coding sequence ATGGCAGACATTAAATTAATTGGTTTTGATTTAGATGGGACGTTATTAACGGGTAAAAAAGAGATTTCAGAATATACCGCGGACGTGATTAAGCAACTCCACCGAGCCGGGATGCAGATTGCGATTACGACCGGGCGGCCAATTGCGGCAATTGGCAAATTTTTGCAACAACTTGAGTTATCACAGCCAGAAGACTACACATTAACGTTTAACGGTGCTTTGGTAATCAATAATGTTACAAAAGAACCTATTTTTAAGTTAGCGACGACCAAAGCTGATTTAACACCACTTTACACTTGGTTGGCAGCTAATGATTATCCGATGGATGTTTTAGACTTTGACCAAAACTGGCAAATCGCGGGTGTTGGTAAATCGGATTATGTGCGGCTAATGCAAGCACCGTTGTTGTTTGAATATGTGACATTTGCTGAATTACCAGATCAACCGTATGCCAAAGCGGTGGTCTCAACAACCAAAGAACGCTTGGATGATTTGCTAGTTAAGATGCCAGCAGAACTCCAAGCTCAATATCATATTGTCCGCTCACAACCACACATCTTAGAATTTCTCCAACCAACATTGGATAAAAAAGTTGGGGTGAAAGCATTGGCAGAACACTATGGGTTGACTGCTGAAAACGTGATGGTCTTTGGGGATGCCGAAAACGACCTGGGGATGTTTGAATATGCCGGTACCGCGGTAGCGATGGCAAACGCAACTGATGAAGCCAAAGCAACGGCTAATGCGGTGACCGCAGCCACTAATGATGAAGATGGGATTGGTAAATTCCTGGCTGATTATTTTGCCTTGGTCTAA
- a CDS encoding TatD family hydrolase, with protein sequence MPIYDPTKMPANSFDTHTHLNDDAFWNELDAYVARAHEFRVMEMNIVGYDAKGNERALEIAHKYDGVNAIIGFQPEDAKFFDDQAAAELREQLNDVAVVGLGEMGLDYHWDTSSREDQLKAFEQQLEWAKELNKPVTIHSRDAMDDVYSILKNAHVGDFGGVMHSFTGNAEEAEKFLDLGMYISFSGIVTFKNSKDVQAAAQVVPLDRMLVETDAPYLAPTPLRGKQNEPAFVKYVVDGLAAQLGIDDKELATQTRANAHKLWSLD encoded by the coding sequence ATGCCAATCTATGATCCAACTAAAATGCCGGCGAATAGTTTTGATACCCATACACATTTGAATGATGATGCGTTTTGGAATGAACTTGATGCCTATGTGGCGCGCGCTCACGAATTTCGTGTAATGGAAATGAATATTGTGGGTTACGATGCAAAGGGGAATGAACGTGCCTTAGAAATTGCCCACAAATATGATGGAGTTAACGCAATTATTGGTTTTCAACCAGAAGATGCGAAGTTTTTCGATGACCAAGCGGCAGCAGAATTACGCGAACAATTAAATGATGTTGCGGTTGTTGGTTTAGGTGAAATGGGGCTCGATTATCACTGGGATACCTCATCACGTGAAGACCAATTGAAAGCCTTTGAGCAACAACTTGAATGGGCAAAAGAACTTAATAAGCCAGTGACAATTCACTCCCGCGATGCGATGGACGATGTCTACAGCATTTTAAAGAATGCGCATGTCGGTGACTTTGGCGGTGTGATGCACAGTTTTACCGGGAATGCTGAAGAAGCTGAAAAATTCTTGGATTTAGGGATGTATATCTCATTTAGTGGGATTGTAACGTTCAAAAATTCTAAGGATGTTCAAGCCGCAGCGCAAGTTGTACCATTGGATCGCATGCTTGTCGAAACTGATGCACCATATTTAGCGCCAACCCCATTACGTGGTAAGCAAAATGAACCAGCTTTCGTGAAGTATGTTGTCGATGGTTTAGCTGCTCAATTGGGTATTGACGATAAAGAATTGGCAACGCAAACGCGCGCGAATGCTCATAAATTATGGAGTCTGGATTAA
- a CDS encoding helix-turn-helix transcriptional regulator produces MELAKQIKQGREQLGWSQSKLAEQLHVARQSVSKWENDQTYPDLEKLLEMSDLFGVTVDSMLRSDRTYQEVVVEQSLTNAEHSWINPKDIPSAETEQHVAHYAMIQITLLALILAVLTVLVLLMV; encoded by the coding sequence ATGGAACTTGCAAAACAAATCAAACAAGGGCGTGAACAGCTCGGCTGGTCGCAGTCTAAGTTAGCTGAACAACTCCACGTTGCGCGCCAATCAGTTTCAAAATGGGAAAATGATCAGACATACCCGGACTTGGAAAAATTGTTGGAAATGAGTGATTTGTTTGGTGTGACGGTCGATAGTATGTTGCGCAGTGATCGGACGTATCAAGAAGTCGTCGTTGAGCAAAGCCTGACGAATGCGGAACACTCCTGGATAAATCCCAAGGACATACCGTCAGCAGAAACCGAGCAACACGTTGCGCACTATGCAATGATCCAAATTACATTGCTAGCTTTAATTCTCGCAGTATTGACAGTTTTAGTATTATTGATGGTTTAA
- the rnmV gene encoding ribonuclease M5 codes for MTKLKEVIVVEGKDDTTQIHKALDADTIETNGSAVSRETIAQIQELAVKRGIIIFTDPDFNGERIRKIVSEAVPDAKHAFIKRADGVPDTTGGSLGVEHASVQVIRDALADLYEVVPDAPQVISQADLIHAHLIGGPAARKRREVLGMLLNIGYVNGKQLLKRLQMFQVTQADFQDAVVRLDEGDNQHLKSME; via the coding sequence ATGACGAAATTAAAAGAAGTGATTGTTGTTGAAGGTAAAGACGATACTACGCAAATTCATAAAGCGCTTGATGCAGATACGATTGAAACTAATGGCTCAGCTGTTTCACGTGAAACAATTGCCCAGATTCAAGAATTGGCCGTAAAACGGGGAATCATTATCTTTACTGATCCTGACTTTAACGGCGAACGAATTCGGAAAATTGTGAGCGAAGCTGTCCCAGATGCTAAACATGCCTTCATTAAACGTGCCGATGGCGTCCCAGATACAACTGGTGGTAGCCTAGGCGTGGAACATGCTAGTGTGCAAGTCATTCGCGATGCGCTAGCTGATTTGTATGAAGTCGTCCCAGATGCCCCCCAAGTGATTAGTCAAGCTGATTTAATTCACGCCCACTTGATTGGTGGTCCGGCTGCCCGCAAGCGCCGGGAAGTTTTGGGGATGTTGTTGAATATTGGCTACGTGAACGGTAAGCAATTATTGAAACGTCTCCAAATGTTCCAAGTTACGCAAGCCGATTTCCAAGATGCCGTCGTGCGCTTGGATGAAGGTGATAACCAACACCTAAAATCAATGGAATAA
- the rsmA gene encoding 16S rRNA (adenine(1518)-N(6)/adenine(1519)-N(6))-dimethyltransferase RsmA gives MADHIDIATPVRTQAIMNEYGIATKKSLGQNFLTDLNILHNIVEAAELTDADNAVEIGPGIGALTEQLARAAHKVLAFEIDGRLIPVLHDTLSPYDNVEIINEDVLKANLPETFKEEFQGDGRPVKLVANLPYYITTPILMNLLQSGIDFANIVVMMQKEVADRMTAKPGTKEYGSLSLVVQYRMDTEVAFIVPRTAFVPQPNVDSAIVKLTKRQPLDVLPFDEKVFFKFLKGSFVHRRKSYWNNLTVYFGKTDEIKEKITAGLEKAGVDPKIRAEKLPLETFIDLTNAFHEVGLL, from the coding sequence ATGGCAGATCATATTGATATTGCAACGCCCGTTCGGACACAAGCAATTATGAACGAATACGGAATTGCGACAAAGAAGAGTCTTGGTCAAAATTTCTTAACGGATTTGAACATCTTGCACAATATTGTTGAAGCAGCTGAGTTAACGGACGCTGATAACGCGGTTGAAATCGGTCCTGGGATTGGTGCTTTGACAGAACAATTAGCCCGCGCCGCTCATAAGGTCTTGGCCTTTGAAATTGATGGCCGGTTGATTCCAGTGTTACATGACACGTTGTCACCATACGACAATGTTGAAATCATTAATGAAGATGTGTTGAAAGCTAATTTGCCTGAAACTTTTAAAGAAGAATTTCAAGGCGATGGTCGCCCAGTTAAATTGGTGGCCAACTTGCCTTACTACATTACGACACCAATCTTGATGAACTTACTACAAAGTGGCATTGATTTCGCTAACATCGTTGTTATGATGCAAAAAGAAGTCGCTGACCGGATGACGGCAAAGCCTGGTACCAAAGAATACGGTTCACTTTCATTGGTTGTACAATACCGCATGGATACGGAAGTGGCCTTCATTGTGCCCCGGACGGCGTTTGTGCCCCAACCAAATGTTGATTCAGCAATTGTAAAATTGACTAAGCGCCAACCATTGGATGTTTTACCATTTGATGAAAAGGTCTTCTTTAAGTTCTTGAAGGGGAGTTTTGTCCACCGTCGGAAATCATACTGGAATAACTTAACGGTTTATTTCGGTAAGACTGATGAAATCAAAGAAAAAATTACCGCGGGTCTTGAAAAAGCGGGTGTTGATCCAAAAATCCGCGCGGAAAAGTTGCCCCTTGAAACCTTCATTGACCTGACGAATGCGTTCCATGAAGTTGGCTTACTTTAG
- a CDS encoding Veg family protein, with translation MPSTLASIKNKLDAHLGQEMTVVAQAGRKKVTERTGILRETFPAVFVVDYDKTQSAVETVSYSYTDVLTANIELSFGEAE, from the coding sequence ATGCCAAGTACATTAGCAAGTATTAAAAATAAACTTGATGCGCACCTAGGTCAAGAAATGACGGTTGTAGCACAAGCCGGTCGCAAGAAAGTCACAGAACGTACAGGGATTTTACGGGAAACCTTCCCAGCAGTCTTTGTTGTTGATTACGACAAAACACAAAGCGCAGTAGAAACTGTTTCATACAGCTATACGGATGTGTTAACTGCCAATATTGAACTTTCATTTGGCGAAGCAGAATAA
- a CDS encoding GDSL-type esterase/lipase family protein, which produces MKIVLLGDSLTARYEGANEPMLSSKLKPLIANDDVILNYGVSGEDTNDVVKRLAPIAQATPDIIFVMLGSNDARFMRVPLTEYRDNLVKIITTFGDSQVVLVTAPPVDESKQFPKRKNVDLAEYATTVQMLAVEYKLSIIDFYHILSNKPNMVEYVHGQLDDGLHIGTMAYGLLAELYADEISKAKKE; this is translated from the coding sequence ATGAAAATTGTGTTATTGGGCGACAGTTTAACTGCCCGCTATGAAGGGGCTAATGAGCCAATGCTTTCAAGCAAACTCAAACCACTTATTGCCAATGATGATGTAATATTAAATTACGGCGTTTCAGGCGAAGATACCAATGACGTCGTAAAGCGCTTGGCACCGATTGCCCAAGCTACGCCAGATATTATTTTTGTTATGTTGGGGAGTAACGATGCGCGTTTTATGCGTGTGCCCCTCACCGAATATCGGGATAATTTAGTTAAAATAATTACGACGTTTGGTGATAGCCAAGTTGTCTTGGTGACCGCCCCACCCGTTGATGAAAGTAAACAATTTCCCAAGCGGAAAAATGTTGATCTAGCAGAGTATGCGACGACGGTACAAATGTTAGCAGTTGAATACAAACTCAGCATAATTGATTTTTATCATATTTTAAGTAACAAACCGAACATGGTCGAATATGTTCATGGCCAACTTGATGATGGTTTGCACATCGGTACCATGGCGTATGGGTTACTTGCAGAATTATATGCAGATGAAATAAGCAAAGCCAAAAAGGAGTAA
- a CDS encoding FAD:protein FMN transferase, with product MNKKKLVGLFSVIAILAVVLVACGKPKVELMKDPYQKTEFHIGTICTIRVWDKDKKDAVKDAFARIAKSDKQMAVNGDGSVADKINAAAGKHPVKVPADMWPLFEKAKYYSENSGGVFDASIGAFTNLWRIGFPDAHVPAQKEIDAAKPLVGWKQNVVLDEKNHTVFLKQKGVRLDFGGIAKGYIADQVWQTLKKHGVTTAVIDLGGNLVVMGKSPAGKDKNWNVGIQSPTASRGDAVGYVPEQNKSIVTAGIYEKYLKTKDHTYIYLIDPATGYPYENNLAGVSIISAKSVNGDALSNVAFNKGLKGGLAYMNQLHRKNGTEAIFITKDKKLYLTDGLKKTFKVDKNSGYTLGNPADAK from the coding sequence ATGAATAAGAAAAAGCTTGTGGGGTTGTTTAGCGTCATTGCCATTCTAGCCGTCGTTTTAGTGGCATGTGGTAAGCCTAAGGTTGAATTAATGAAGGATCCATACCAAAAAACGGAATTCCACATTGGGACAATCTGTACAATCCGTGTCTGGGACAAGGACAAAAAGGATGCCGTTAAGGATGCCTTTGCGCGGATTGCTAAGTCAGATAAGCAAATGGCCGTTAATGGTGACGGTTCAGTTGCCGATAAAATTAACGCCGCTGCTGGGAAGCACCCGGTAAAAGTGCCAGCTGATATGTGGCCACTGTTTGAAAAGGCGAAGTACTACTCAGAAAATTCAGGCGGCGTGTTTGATGCATCAATTGGAGCCTTCACAAATTTATGGCGGATTGGATTTCCTGACGCTCATGTTCCCGCACAAAAAGAAATTGACGCTGCTAAGCCACTCGTTGGTTGGAAGCAAAATGTGGTACTTGATGAAAAGAACCACACCGTCTTTTTGAAGCAAAAAGGTGTGCGTTTGGACTTTGGTGGAATTGCCAAAGGTTACATCGCTGACCAAGTATGGCAAACTTTGAAAAAGCACGGTGTTACGACGGCAGTTATCGACTTGGGTGGTAACTTAGTCGTGATGGGTAAGTCACCAGCCGGCAAAGATAAAAACTGGAACGTCGGTATTCAAAGTCCCACTGCAAGTCGTGGTGATGCTGTAGGTTACGTCCCTGAACAAAACAAGTCAATTGTGACAGCCGGGATTTATGAAAAATACCTGAAGACTAAGGATCATACTTACATTTACTTGATTGATCCAGCCACAGGCTACCCATATGAAAATAACTTAGCCGGGGTTTCAATTATTTCAGCCAAGTCAGTTAATGGGGATGCCTTATCAAACGTTGCTTTCAATAAGGGGTTAAAGGGCGGTTTAGCGTATATGAACCAACTACACCGGAAGAATGGAACGGAAGCCATCTTTATCACTAAGGATAAGAAGTTGTACCTGACCGATGGTTTGAAAAAGACTTTCAAGGTTGATAAGAATTCAGGCTATACGTTGGGTAATCCAGCAGATGCCAAATAA
- the metG gene encoding methionine--tRNA ligase: MTENNTFYITTPIYYPSGKLQLGNSYTTVLADAAARYHRLLGDDTYFLTGTDEHGLKIEQKAEELKMTPKQYVDGMADQIKECWQLMEISYDGFVRTTDDMHEKAVQKIFEQLLAQGDIYKGAYEGWYSVSDEEYFTESQLAEVYRDEAGNVTGGKAPSGHEVELVKEESYFFKMSKYADWLLDYYKNNPEFIQPEARMNEMINNFIKPGLEDLAVTRTSFNWGVQVPSDPKHVVYVWIDALSNYITALGYDSENTELFDKFWPANVQLVGKEIVRFHTIYWPIMLHALGLPLPKQVLGHGWLVMKDGKMSKSKGNVIYPDVLVERYGLDAVRYYLLKAMPFGNDGVFTPEDFVGKLNYDLANDLGNLLNRTVAMINKYQGGVVPALNSGATEFDADLEAVAAESIKEFNANMDEVRTADALSAIWKLIARANKYIDETEPWVLAKTEQSAKLDDVMAHLAASLRVVAVLLQPVMTHAPKQIFEQLGLDTANMQIADLAFADLTVGAQVVKKGTPIFPRRDAEEETSFIAGLLTKSDKKKGRAAIEAAKEEAKPAADSDDWNPADTEFATTKEATIEYDDFDKVELKVAEIIAAEEVPKSDKLLQFRLNAGDSQDRQILSGIKKWYPEYQSLVGKKVVIVANMKPRKMMGRISQGMILSAEFDGEVKLTILPDDVVPGSGIE; encoded by the coding sequence ATGACTGAAAATAACACATTTTACATCACAACCCCAATTTACTACCCATCAGGTAAGCTTCAATTAGGGAACTCATACACCACAGTTCTCGCTGATGCGGCAGCTCGTTACCACCGCTTATTAGGCGATGACACATATTTTTTGACTGGTACTGACGAACATGGTTTGAAGATCGAACAAAAGGCTGAAGAACTTAAGATGACGCCTAAGCAATACGTTGATGGTATGGCTGACCAAATTAAGGAATGCTGGCAATTAATGGAAATTTCTTATGATGGCTTTGTTCGCACGACTGACGACATGCATGAAAAAGCCGTCCAAAAGATTTTTGAACAATTGTTAGCGCAAGGCGACATTTATAAGGGTGCTTACGAAGGCTGGTATTCCGTTTCTGATGAAGAATACTTCACAGAATCACAATTAGCCGAAGTATACCGTGATGAAGCTGGTAACGTGACTGGTGGGAAAGCCCCATCTGGCCACGAAGTTGAACTCGTGAAGGAAGAATCATACTTCTTCAAGATGAGTAAATACGCTGACTGGTTGTTAGATTACTACAAAAACAATCCTGAATTCATCCAACCAGAAGCGCGGATGAACGAAATGATTAACAACTTTATCAAGCCTGGTCTAGAAGATTTGGCAGTTACGCGGACTTCATTTAACTGGGGCGTGCAAGTACCATCAGATCCTAAGCACGTGGTTTACGTGTGGATTGATGCGTTGTCAAACTATATCACTGCCTTGGGTTATGATTCAGAAAATACTGAATTATTCGACAAATTCTGGCCCGCTAATGTGCAATTAGTTGGTAAAGAAATTGTGCGTTTCCACACGATTTACTGGCCAATCATGCTCCATGCTTTAGGTTTACCATTGCCTAAGCAAGTCTTGGGTCACGGTTGGTTAGTGATGAAGGACGGTAAGATGTCTAAGTCTAAGGGGAATGTGATTTACCCTGACGTCTTAGTTGAACGTTACGGTCTTGATGCAGTGCGTTACTACTTACTTAAAGCCATGCCATTTGGTAACGATGGGGTCTTCACACCAGAAGACTTCGTTGGTAAGTTGAACTATGACTTAGCCAATGACTTAGGTAACTTGTTGAACCGGACTGTTGCAATGATTAACAAGTACCAAGGCGGGGTTGTACCAGCCTTGAACTCCGGCGCCACTGAATTTGATGCTGATCTTGAAGCAGTTGCTGCTGAAAGTATCAAGGAATTCAACGCTAACATGGATGAAGTGCGGACTGCGGATGCCTTGAGTGCAATCTGGAAGTTAATCGCCCGTGCTAACAAGTATATTGATGAAACTGAACCATGGGTTTTAGCAAAGACTGAACAAAGTGCAAAACTTGACGATGTGATGGCACACTTAGCTGCTAGCTTGCGTGTCGTTGCGGTGTTGTTACAACCTGTAATGACCCACGCTCCTAAGCAAATCTTTGAACAACTTGGTCTTGATACAGCTAACATGCAAATTGCTGACTTAGCATTTGCCGACTTAACTGTGGGTGCCCAAGTTGTGAAGAAGGGAACGCCAATCTTCCCACGTCGTGACGCTGAAGAAGAAACAAGCTTCATTGCTGGTCTCTTGACGAAGTCTGATAAGAAAAAGGGTCGTGCCGCAATTGAAGCCGCTAAGGAAGAAGCTAAGCCCGCAGCTGATTCGGATGACTGGAACCCAGCAGATACTGAATTTGCGACAACCAAGGAAGCGACAATCGAATACGATGATTTTGACAAGGTTGAACTTAAAGTTGCTGAAATCATTGCTGCCGAAGAAGTTCCTAAGTCTGACAAGCTTTTGCAATTCCGCTTGAATGCAGGTGATTCACAAGACCGCCAAATTCTTTCAGGAATTAAGAAGTGGTACCCAGAATACCAATCATTAGTTGGTAAAAAGGTTGTCATCGTGGCCAACATGAAGCCACGGAAGATGATGGGTCGCATCTCACAAGGGATGATTTTATCAGCTGAATTTGATGGTGAAGTTAAATTAACCATCTTGCCAGATGATGTTGTGCCTGGTTCAGGTATCGAATAA
- a CDS encoding MFS transporter, protein MSNAEPEPITKIFNKGFISITLVNFVVYFVYFLLMAIIAVIAHQQLHASFGQSGLASGIFVVGTLAARLIMGQQLELLGRKAVLRYGALFYLVTTIAYLFIPNIGVMYIVRLLNGFAYGMTSTATNAIVTAYIPENQKGKGINYYGLSTALAAALGPFMGMILLNYTTFKTIIIMSIIMIAVVAVSAFVLHVDDIKLTAEKRTALKKITFSAFVETKVIFISFIGFLIGFAFSSVLSFLSSYAAQLNLLAISSFFFIVYAGVIAISRPISGTIFDTKGENAVMYPTYFALTIGLIMLSYTTTGWMLLLSGAFIGLGYGTFLSNGQAIALKLSPSVERIGVSLSTYFIGVDLGLGVGPFILGQLHNGMSFSKLYLSAAIIPMVAMVLYFFFYKPKHVGHSVHVMDQDGAGNNI, encoded by the coding sequence ATGTCAAACGCAGAACCAGAACCGATAACTAAAATTTTTAACAAAGGCTTCATCAGTATCACCCTAGTTAACTTTGTGGTGTACTTTGTCTACTTCCTCTTGATGGCCATCATCGCGGTCATCGCGCACCAACAATTACACGCTTCATTTGGTCAATCGGGATTGGCCTCAGGGATTTTTGTTGTTGGGACGTTGGCCGCACGGTTGATCATGGGGCAACAACTTGAATTACTTGGTCGGAAGGCCGTTTTGCGCTATGGGGCACTCTTTTATTTGGTCACCACGATTGCGTACCTATTCATTCCAAATATTGGTGTGATGTATATCGTCCGTTTGTTGAATGGTTTTGCCTATGGGATGACATCAACAGCAACGAATGCGATTGTCACCGCCTATATTCCTGAAAACCAAAAAGGTAAGGGCATCAATTACTATGGTTTAAGTACAGCGCTTGCAGCCGCATTAGGACCTTTCATGGGGATGATTTTATTAAATTACACCACTTTCAAAACGATTATCATCATGTCGATTATCATGATTGCGGTCGTCGCTGTATCTGCGTTTGTCTTGCATGTGGATGATATCAAATTAACTGCTGAAAAGCGGACGGCATTGAAGAAAATTACGTTTAGTGCCTTCGTTGAAACTAAAGTTATCTTTATTAGTTTCATTGGTTTCTTAATTGGCTTTGCGTTCTCAAGTGTCCTATCATTCTTGTCATCGTATGCAGCGCAACTGAATTTGCTTGCGATTAGCTCATTCTTCTTTATCGTTTACGCTGGGGTGATTGCGATTAGCCGACCAATCTCTGGGACTATTTTTGATACTAAGGGTGAAAATGCCGTGATGTATCCTACGTACTTTGCTTTGACGATTGGTTTGATTATGTTGTCATATACGACAACTGGTTGGATGTTGCTCTTGTCTGGAGCATTTATCGGCTTGGGTTACGGAACATTCCTTTCAAATGGGCAAGCGATTGCTTTGAAATTAAGTCCTTCTGTTGAACGGATTGGGGTTTCATTGTCAACGTACTTCATCGGGGTTGATTTAGGCCTTGGGGTGGGACCATTTATTCTCGGCCAATTACACAATGGAATGTCATTCAGTAAGTTGTACTTGAGTGCTGCGATCATTCCAATGGTTGCGATGGTCTTATATTTCTTCTTCTACAAGCCAAAGCACGTTGGTCACTCAGTCCATGTGATGGATCAAGATGGTGCTGGTAATAATATTTAA
- the ispE gene encoding 4-(cytidine 5'-diphospho)-2-C-methyl-D-erythritol kinase: MQIVEKAAAKINLSLDTPFDHPDGLQEWEMVMTAVDLADYVTINTTPNNTNIEVKTDTGFLPNDRRNLAFQAAKLLQMEYQINEGVQIQIEKHIPVAAGLGGGSSDAAAVLRGLNKIWKLGLSAAKLAELGLQIDADVPFCVYSTTAYVHGKGEVIEPLPKLPSVWIVIAKPNVSVSTPSILRQIDYAQLDHIDTTALLAAVSAQDCPAICENMGNVLEPITAQHYPQILQLKNSMLKFGADAAQMSGTGPTVFGICTKASRAQRVYNSIKGFCKEAYVVRPLG, translated from the coding sequence ATGCAAATCGTTGAAAAAGCAGCAGCCAAAATTAATTTAAGTCTTGATACGCCATTTGATCATCCAGATGGTTTACAAGAATGGGAAATGGTCATGACCGCGGTTGATTTAGCGGACTACGTCACGATCAACACGACCCCAAATAATACGAACATTGAGGTAAAAACGGATACGGGCTTTTTACCAAATGATCGTCGTAACTTAGCCTTTCAGGCGGCGAAGTTACTCCAAATGGAATACCAGATTAACGAAGGTGTCCAAATTCAGATTGAAAAGCACATTCCGGTTGCAGCAGGACTTGGCGGTGGTTCAAGTGATGCTGCCGCCGTGTTGCGGGGACTTAATAAGATTTGGAAGCTCGGGCTGAGTGCCGCCAAGTTAGCTGAATTAGGCTTACAAATTGATGCGGATGTCCCGTTCTGTGTGTATTCAACAACAGCCTATGTTCATGGTAAGGGCGAAGTGATTGAACCTTTACCAAAGTTACCATCGGTTTGGATTGTGATTGCCAAGCCAAACGTTAGTGTTTCGACACCGTCAATTCTACGACAGATTGATTATGCGCAGTTAGATCACATTGATACCACGGCTTTATTAGCTGCCGTCAGTGCGCAGGATTGTCCGGCAATTTGTGAAAATATGGGAAATGTCCTCGAACCAATTACGGCGCAGCATTATCCGCAAATTTTGCAGCTGAAAAATAGCATGCTAAAATTTGGCGCCGATGCTGCCCAGATGAGTGGCACTGGGCCAACTGTTTTCGGTATTTGTACCAAAGCTAGTCGGGCACAACGCGTTTATAACTCAATTAAAGGTTTTTGCAAGGAAGCCTACGTTGTCCGCCCATTAGGGTAA